Proteins found in one Paenibacillus wynnii genomic segment:
- the proS gene encoding proline--tRNA ligase, whose protein sequence is MSNNNNNKQFVTEITPQGEDFSRWYIDVIKKADLMDYSPVRGCIVFKPDGFEIWEHIQEEMNRRFKATGHRNAYFPLFIPESFFQKEKDHIEGFNPELPWVTEAGGDKLEERLAIRPTSETMIGHMYSKWIQSYRDLPVLINQWANVVRWEKRTLPFIRTSEFLWQEGHTAHENETEAREETMQMLETYRDFVEGYLAIPVITGQKTPSERFAGAIDTYSIEAMMKDGKAVQAGTSHYLGTKFAVAFDIQYLSRDNVLEYVHTTSWGTSTRLIGSLIMVHGDDRGLALPPKVAPTQVIMIPIGPPKTREAVIGRTDELFLELKKAGIRVKVDDRADVTPGWKFNEYEMRGVPIRLELGPRDMENGVCVLVSRISGEKKIVQQDNLVEEVQAMLEQVHNEMFERALKFREDHFYSVDTLDEMKASMEEKRGFALAGWCGSEECESKVKEETGATSRNIPFNPAETKDICICCGKPAQHTVVFAKAY, encoded by the coding sequence ATGTCTAACAACAACAACAACAAACAGTTCGTTACGGAAATTACGCCTCAGGGCGAAGATTTCTCACGTTGGTATATTGATGTTATCAAAAAAGCCGATCTGATGGATTATTCCCCGGTTCGGGGTTGTATTGTGTTCAAACCGGACGGCTTTGAAATCTGGGAGCATATCCAAGAGGAAATGAACCGTCGATTCAAAGCGACAGGACACAGAAACGCTTATTTCCCTTTGTTTATCCCGGAAAGCTTTTTCCAAAAGGAGAAGGATCATATTGAGGGCTTTAATCCGGAGCTGCCTTGGGTAACCGAAGCGGGTGGGGATAAGCTCGAGGAGCGTCTAGCGATTCGTCCGACCTCCGAAACTATGATCGGTCATATGTACTCCAAATGGATTCAATCGTATCGCGATTTGCCAGTGCTTATTAATCAATGGGCTAACGTTGTCCGTTGGGAGAAGCGTACACTACCATTTATCCGTACCAGTGAATTCTTGTGGCAGGAAGGTCATACCGCACATGAGAATGAGACCGAAGCCCGTGAAGAAACGATGCAAATGCTGGAGACTTACCGTGATTTTGTAGAAGGATATTTGGCAATTCCGGTAATTACCGGTCAGAAGACACCTTCCGAGAGATTCGCGGGAGCTATAGATACCTACTCGATCGAAGCGATGATGAAGGACGGTAAAGCTGTTCAAGCCGGAACCTCCCATTATCTAGGGACTAAATTTGCAGTCGCTTTTGATATACAATATCTAAGTCGGGATAACGTACTTGAGTATGTACACACGACTTCTTGGGGTACGAGCACGCGCTTGATCGGTTCCCTGATCATGGTACATGGTGATGACCGCGGACTGGCCTTGCCGCCGAAGGTAGCGCCAACTCAAGTGATTATGATCCCAATTGGCCCTCCTAAGACTCGTGAAGCGGTTATTGGCCGGACCGATGAACTGTTCCTCGAGTTGAAGAAAGCGGGTATCCGTGTGAAAGTGGATGATCGTGCGGATGTAACTCCAGGCTGGAAGTTCAACGAATATGAAATGCGCGGTGTACCGATTCGCCTTGAGCTTGGGCCTCGCGATATGGAGAACGGTGTCTGCGTTCTTGTGTCCCGTATCTCAGGCGAGAAGAAAATCGTACAGCAGGACAACCTTGTGGAAGAAGTACAAGCTATGCTGGAGCAGGTACACAATGAAATGTTCGAACGTGCCCTTAAGTTCCGCGAGGATCATTTCTATTCAGTAGATACATTGGATGAGATGAAAGCTTCGATGGAAGAAAAGCGCGGCTTCGCTCTTGCAGGCTGGTGCGGCTCTGAGGAATGCGAATCCAAAGTTAAGGAAGAGACGGGCGCAACTAGCCGGAATATTCCGTTTAACCCAGCCGAAACCAAGGATATCTGTATTTGCTGCGGCAAACCGGCACAGCATACTGTTGTTTTTGCCAAAGCTTATTAA
- the rseP gene encoding RIP metalloprotease RseP produces the protein MEMVQVVFLTVLMFFVLVTVHEWGHYYFAKRAGILVREFAIGFGPKLFSYKRNETQFTLRLLPFGGYARMAGEDPEIIEIGAGQTIAVRLGQDNKVKNIYLDALDTRRNVIRGEAQYTDLENNLQIRLDVDGDVTTYEVHPQAMLIRGGQQTQIAPKDRQFGSKTVAQRSIAIFAGPVMNFILAFVLFAIHLQMVGIPVENPTYVKIGDVSPNMPAQEAGLKEGDIVESINGEKIGADYQKMITMTSESKGKAMKWSIVRDNQTIDFTLIPRSMEGQEGGKVGITPQLPSRSATIGETITGSGTAMVSTTKAIFLGFKQLINQFNMDDIGGPVRTFEMTGQIAKQGIEYLTYWAAILSLYLGIFNLLPIPALDGSRLVFLGVEALRGKPVDPSREGMVHFVGFAMLFLLMIAVTYNDILRLISG, from the coding sequence TTGGAAATGGTTCAGGTTGTTTTTTTGACGGTGCTCATGTTTTTTGTCCTTGTGACTGTCCATGAATGGGGGCATTACTATTTTGCCAAACGCGCCGGAATATTGGTAAGAGAGTTTGCTATCGGTTTCGGCCCGAAACTGTTTTCTTATAAACGCAATGAAACCCAGTTTACATTGCGGCTGCTGCCCTTTGGCGGTTACGCTCGGATGGCCGGTGAAGATCCTGAAATTATCGAGATTGGAGCCGGACAGACCATAGCGGTAAGACTCGGTCAAGATAATAAAGTGAAGAATATTTATCTGGATGCTCTCGACACCCGCAGAAATGTTATTCGCGGAGAGGCGCAATACACAGATCTGGAGAATAACTTGCAGATCAGGCTGGATGTGGATGGAGATGTTACTACTTATGAGGTTCATCCTCAAGCGATGCTTATCCGGGGAGGGCAGCAAACTCAGATAGCCCCCAAGGATCGTCAATTCGGCAGCAAAACGGTAGCTCAACGCTCGATTGCCATTTTTGCCGGACCCGTTATGAACTTCATTCTTGCCTTTGTTCTATTCGCGATTCACTTGCAAATGGTTGGAATTCCAGTGGAAAATCCGACTTATGTTAAGATAGGTGATGTTTCCCCTAATATGCCTGCTCAAGAAGCCGGATTGAAAGAGGGAGATATTGTAGAATCTATAAATGGTGAGAAGATAGGCGCCGATTACCAAAAGATGATTACGATGACTTCTGAATCTAAAGGTAAAGCCATGAAGTGGTCCATTGTAAGAGATAATCAGACCATAGATTTCACTTTGATACCACGCAGCATGGAAGGTCAGGAAGGCGGGAAGGTGGGTATAACGCCTCAACTGCCAAGTCGTTCAGCAACAATAGGTGAGACAATAACAGGATCGGGAACTGCTATGGTCAGTACGACTAAAGCAATTTTTTTAGGCTTTAAGCAGCTGATTAACCAATTCAATATGGATGACATCGGAGGTCCTGTAAGAACCTTTGAAATGACCGGACAGATTGCTAAGCAAGGTATTGAATATCTTACGTATTGGGCTGCAATTCTCAGTCTATACCTGGGCATCTTTAACCTGCTGCCGATTCCTGCACTCGATGGAAGCCGCCTGGTATTCCTTGGTGTTGAGGCTCTGCGCGGCAAACCGGTAGATCCAAGCCGTGAAGGAATGGTGCATTTTGTAGGCTTCGCGATGCTGTTCCTGCTTATGATAGCTGTAACTTATAACGATATATTACGCCTTATTAGCGGTTAA
- a CDS encoding phosphatidate cytidylyltransferase, with amino-acid sequence MKQRLITGIVAGVLFLGLCLLGGWWYQLLLIGMALIGYYEFVKMTGTPSFSKTAIIGYLGILYFMAPWNLLDLTPPVSLERVIWLLLFLFLLITVFTKNKMDIRTTSLLFIGILYVGMGFSYMALSRASNDGHGLMWTFLLLSCIWGSDAGAYFVGRKWGKNKLWPAISPNKTVEGAVGGVLISIVISVIFAIIVPDLLTVGRAFLIGLSCACVGQLGDLVQSAYKRIYGIKDSGSLLPGHGGILDRCDSWIIVFPFVHIIMLMPYY; translated from the coding sequence TTGAAGCAACGATTAATAACCGGTATTGTGGCCGGAGTTTTGTTTTTAGGTTTATGCTTGCTTGGTGGCTGGTGGTATCAGCTTTTGCTGATTGGGATGGCATTAATCGGGTACTATGAGTTCGTAAAAATGACAGGTACGCCTTCTTTTAGCAAAACTGCTATTATAGGATATTTAGGCATCCTGTATTTCATGGCGCCATGGAACTTGCTTGACCTAACCCCACCGGTTTCTTTGGAACGTGTGATATGGCTGTTGCTTTTCCTTTTTCTATTAATCACAGTGTTTACCAAGAATAAAATGGATATTCGCACTACCTCGTTACTTTTTATCGGTATTTTATACGTTGGTATGGGTTTTTCTTATATGGCTTTATCCCGTGCTTCTAATGATGGTCATGGTCTTATGTGGACGTTCTTATTATTGTCCTGTATTTGGGGCAGTGATGCCGGAGCTTATTTTGTAGGTAGAAAATGGGGGAAGAACAAGCTTTGGCCAGCTATCAGCCCTAACAAAACGGTTGAAGGCGCCGTAGGTGGGGTTCTTATATCTATAGTTATCTCCGTCATATTTGCCATTATCGTTCCTGATCTGCTGACGGTTGGCCGGGCATTTCTAATCGGTCTCTCGTGCGCCTGTGTGGGCCAGCTTGGAGATCTTGTTCAATCAGCCTATAAACGGATATACGGCATCAAAGACTCGGGATCACTCCTGCCCGGGCATGGCGGTATTCTGGATCGCTGTGACAGCTGGATTATCGTATTTCCGTTCGTACATATTATTATGCTTATGCCATACTATTAA
- the tsf gene encoding translation elongation factor Ts — protein MAVDAKAVKELRERTGAGMLDCKKALEEANNDITKAAELLREKGLSAAASKAGRIATEGTVESYIHAGGRIGVLVEINCETDFVGKTEQFKDFARDIAMQIAAANPLYVRREEVPIEAVEKEKEILKAQALNEGKPEKIIEKMVEGRISKFYEEHCLLEQTFVKDPDKTISQLLNEKISTIGENISIRRFVRYELGEGLEKKVDNFVEEVMAQVNK, from the coding sequence ATGGCAGTAGATGCAAAAGCAGTAAAAGAACTTCGTGAAAGAACAGGCGCAGGTATGCTTGATTGTAAAAAGGCGCTTGAAGAAGCTAATAACGATATTACTAAAGCCGCTGAATTGCTTCGTGAAAAAGGTCTTTCCGCAGCTGCAAGCAAAGCAGGACGTATTGCAACTGAAGGTACTGTAGAATCTTATATCCACGCTGGAGGCCGTATTGGCGTTCTTGTAGAAATTAACTGTGAAACTGACTTCGTTGGTAAAACAGAGCAATTCAAAGATTTCGCACGTGATATCGCAATGCAAATTGCTGCAGCTAACCCGCTTTATGTTCGTCGCGAAGAAGTGCCGATTGAAGCTGTCGAGAAAGAAAAAGAAATCTTGAAAGCTCAAGCACTTAACGAAGGCAAGCCTGAAAAAATCATTGAAAAAATGGTTGAAGGCCGCATCAGCAAATTCTACGAAGAACATTGCTTGCTTGAGCAAACCTTTGTTAAAGATCCTGACAAAACGATCTCCCAATTGTTGAATGAAAAAATCAGCACTATCGGTGAGAACATCTCTATCCGTCGTTTTGTTCGTTATGAACTTGGCGAAGGTTTGGAAAAGAAAGTCGACAACTTCGTTGAAGAAGTAATGGCACAAGTAAACAAATAA
- the frr gene encoding ribosome recycling factor: MPQSVKKNAEERMEKAILSLKRDLASLRAGRATPSLLDRIQVEYYGSPTPINQLANINTPDSRTLLIQPWDKTSVSDIERAIMKSDLGLTPANDGTTIRLSIPALTEERRTDLVKFTKRFGEEAKVAIRNIRRDANDDIKKMEKNGISEDESRGHQEEIQKTTDKFIAEVDKVLLAKEKEIMEV, translated from the coding sequence ATGCCACAATCGGTCAAGAAAAATGCCGAAGAGCGCATGGAGAAAGCGATTTTATCGCTAAAGCGTGATTTGGCTTCTTTGCGGGCGGGACGCGCCACACCGTCACTGCTCGATCGCATTCAGGTTGAATATTACGGTTCTCCTACCCCAATTAATCAGCTAGCCAACATTAACACCCCGGATTCACGGACATTGTTGATCCAGCCTTGGGATAAAACATCGGTTTCTGACATCGAACGTGCGATTATGAAGTCTGATCTTGGGCTAACCCCTGCTAATGATGGAACTACAATTCGTCTATCTATTCCTGCTCTTACGGAAGAGCGCCGTACCGATCTTGTGAAATTCACGAAAAGATTCGGTGAAGAGGCGAAGGTAGCCATCCGAAATATTCGCCGTGATGCTAACGACGATATTAAGAAGATGGAGAAAAACGGTATTTCAGAAGATGAATCCCGTGGACATCAGGAAGAAATTCAAAAGACAACGGATAAATTTATTGCCGAAGTCGATAAGGTGCTCTTAGCCAAAGAAAAAGAAATTATGGAAGTATAA
- the pyrH gene encoding UMP kinase, translating into MEQPVFKRVVLKVSGESLAGQNGYGIDAVTIISIAEQVKEVVELGVQVSIVCGGGNIWRGIAGSASGIDRATADYMGMLATVMNSLALQDALEQIDVPTRVQSSISMQQIAEPYIRRRAIRHLEKGRVVIFAAGTGNPFFSTDTTAALRAAEIEAEVILMAKNKVDGVYSADPFKDSSAEKFEQLTYMDMLNKNLGVMDSTASSLCMDNNIPLIVFAITEQGNIKRVVLGEKIGTIIKGSVD; encoded by the coding sequence TTGGAACAGCCTGTATTTAAGAGAGTAGTCCTGAAGGTTAGCGGAGAGTCTTTGGCGGGACAAAACGGATACGGTATTGATGCCGTGACGATTATTTCCATCGCGGAGCAAGTCAAGGAAGTTGTGGAATTGGGTGTTCAGGTATCAATCGTTTGTGGCGGAGGCAACATCTGGCGTGGAATTGCAGGCAGTGCTAGTGGTATTGATCGTGCTACTGCAGATTACATGGGAATGTTGGCAACGGTTATGAACTCGTTGGCCCTGCAGGATGCATTGGAACAAATCGATGTACCTACCCGGGTGCAATCCTCTATCTCCATGCAGCAAATTGCTGAGCCTTACATTCGTCGTCGCGCCATTAGACATTTGGAGAAAGGCCGTGTAGTTATTTTTGCGGCAGGTACGGGTAACCCGTTCTTTTCGACAGATACTACAGCGGCGCTCAGAGCGGCCGAGATTGAAGCGGAAGTCATCCTGATGGCTAAGAATAAAGTGGATGGTGTATATTCAGCTGATCCTTTCAAAGATAGTTCTGCCGAGAAGTTTGAACAGCTAACCTATATGGATATGCTAAACAAGAATCTGGGCGTTATGGATTCCACCGCATCCTCTCTCTGCATGGATAATAATATACCGCTCATCGTGTTTGCCATTACTGAACAAGGTAATATCAAACGCGTTGTCCTTGGTGAGAAGATCGGAACGATTATTAAAGGGAGTGTAGATTAA
- the rpsB gene encoding 30S ribosomal protein S2, with protein MAVISMKQLLEAGVHFGHQTRRWNPKMDRYIFTERNGIYIIDLQKTVKKVEEAYNFVKSVAADNGTILFVGTKKQAQDSVKEEAERSGMFFINQRWLGGTLTNFQTIQKRIDRLKKLEAWEEDGTFAVLPKKEVILLRKEKDRLEKFLGGIKNMKGLPSALFIIDPRKERIAVAEARKLGIPIVAIVDTNCDPDEIDYVIPGNDDAIRAVKLLTGKMADAVVEAHQGEETTTA; from the coding sequence ATGGCAGTAATATCTATGAAACAGCTTCTAGAAGCTGGGGTACACTTCGGTCACCAGACTCGTCGTTGGAACCCAAAAATGGATCGTTATATCTTCACTGAAAGAAACGGAATTTACATCATTGACCTGCAAAAAACGGTCAAGAAGGTAGAAGAAGCTTACAACTTTGTAAAAAGCGTCGCTGCAGACAACGGCACAATCCTATTCGTAGGAACAAAGAAACAAGCACAAGATTCCGTAAAAGAAGAAGCTGAACGTTCGGGTATGTTCTTCATTAACCAACGTTGGTTGGGTGGTACCCTGACTAACTTCCAAACGATTCAAAAGCGTATTGATCGCCTGAAGAAATTGGAAGCTTGGGAAGAAGACGGTACCTTCGCAGTATTGCCTAAGAAAGAAGTAATCCTTCTCCGCAAAGAGAAAGATCGTCTTGAAAAATTCCTAGGCGGTATCAAGAACATGAAAGGTTTGCCAAGCGCGTTGTTCATCATTGACCCGCGTAAAGAGCGTATTGCTGTTGCAGAAGCTCGCAAATTGGGTATTCCTATCGTAGCTATCGTTGATACTAACTGTGATCCAGACGAAATCGATTATGTTATTCCAGGTAACGATGACGCTATCCGCGCTGTTAAATTGTTGACTGGTAAAATGGCTGACGCTGTTGTAGAAGCTCACCAAGGCGAAGAAACAACTACAGCTTAA
- a CDS encoding endolytic transglycosylase MltG: MIKNRSFMLGLGFGLLSGAILLQLMITAGTAQLTKEQVIKEAAELNLKVIAESDKLLTKEEWAALEEQVVKPGGNKPSPSPVVEPKAANSPDDTVAPSAPSTPKQSEVIQPDTSTIPVSTIAPVESNSLGKSAVSVRIPNGITLSEVADLLSKNGVIQDKQEFLRAAVKRGATKVIQYGNYTFDTKESLETIIDKLITVK, encoded by the coding sequence GTGATCAAAAATCGTTCCTTTATGCTTGGTCTAGGTTTTGGGCTTTTATCAGGCGCGATCTTGCTTCAGCTTATGATAACTGCAGGTACAGCTCAACTTACCAAGGAGCAAGTTATAAAGGAAGCAGCAGAACTCAATTTAAAAGTAATTGCTGAGTCCGATAAGCTCCTTACAAAGGAAGAATGGGCGGCACTTGAGGAACAAGTTGTTAAACCTGGTGGAAATAAGCCTTCTCCCTCTCCAGTAGTGGAACCAAAGGCTGCTAATAGCCCCGATGATACCGTTGCGCCTTCAGCGCCGTCCACCCCGAAACAGTCAGAAGTGATCCAGCCTGACACAAGTACTATACCTGTATCTACTATAGCTCCTGTCGAATCAAATTCTCTCGGCAAGAGTGCTGTTTCCGTGCGTATTCCTAATGGCATCACCTTAAGTGAAGTCGCTGACCTTTTGTCAAAGAACGGGGTCATTCAAGATAAACAGGAATTTTTACGTGCAGCCGTCAAACGTGGGGCCACTAAAGTTATACAGTATGGGAATTATACTTTCGATACGAAAGAAAGTCTTGAGACTATCATTGATAAGTTAATAACGGTAAAGTAG
- a CDS encoding isoprenyl transferase encodes MIKRVQSWLNREDRQTPVEISPDNIPRHVAIIMDGNGRWAKRRGLPRIVGHQNGMKAVKRATIAADELGIQYLTMYAFSTENWKRPKEEVDFLMRLPEEFLALELDDLIAKNVQVKMMGDADALPSFTRRAMEEAVARTENNTGLILNFALNYGARKELEDCMRAMGEDIQAGLLSPEQITADLIDSRLLSGGLPDPDLLIRTSGEMRLSNFMLWQLAYSELWFTDVLWPEFNKEHLLEAVAEYQRRSRRYGGLK; translated from the coding sequence ATGATCAAACGGGTTCAATCTTGGCTGAACCGGGAAGACCGGCAGACGCCGGTCGAGATTTCACCGGATAATATTCCCCGGCATGTTGCGATTATTATGGACGGCAACGGCCGCTGGGCCAAACGTCGGGGATTACCGCGCATTGTCGGTCATCAGAACGGGATGAAGGCGGTGAAACGCGCTACAATCGCCGCGGATGAGCTGGGTATTCAGTACTTAACGATGTATGCATTCTCGACCGAAAATTGGAAGCGTCCCAAAGAGGAAGTTGATTTTCTCATGCGTTTACCAGAGGAGTTTTTGGCTCTTGAGCTTGATGATTTAATTGCCAAGAATGTACAGGTGAAAATGATGGGCGATGCGGATGCTCTACCATCTTTTACCCGTAGAGCCATGGAGGAAGCGGTAGCTCGGACGGAAAACAATACGGGACTTATCTTAAATTTTGCTTTGAATTACGGTGCTCGCAAAGAGCTTGAAGATTGCATGCGGGCTATGGGTGAGGATATTCAAGCAGGTTTGCTGTCACCGGAACAGATTACAGCCGATTTAATTGATAGCCGACTGTTATCGGGAGGCCTACCTGACCCTGATCTGCTTATTCGGACAAGTGGAGAGATGCGGCTCAGCAATTTCATGCTTTGGCAGCTTGCCTATAGCGAACTCTGGTTTACAGATGTGCTTTGGCCGGAATTCAACAAAGAGCATTTGCTGGAGGCTGTGGCTGAATACCAGCGCCGTTCACGCCGTTATGGTGGACTGAAGTAG
- a CDS encoding 1-deoxy-D-xylulose-5-phosphate reductoisomerase, protein MKKISVLGSTGSIGTQTLDVVAMHPDAFEVDGLAAGSNVGLLLEQIKRFKPRRVSVATPQLADEIRSSLPAGIELFSGNEGLVEVAAGGDANTVVTAVVGSIGLQSTMAAIEAGKHIGLANKETLVTAGHLVTELAARKGVSLLPIDSEHSAIFQCLNGENREDVAGITLTASGGSFRDYSREQLKNVTVEEALRHPNWAMGSKITIDSATMVNKGLEVIEAHWLFGLSYDQIHVILHPESIIHSYVEFRDSSIIAQLGSPDMRVPIQYALTYPERWNSPAQRLSLAAVGSLTFREMDFERFPALRLAIESGRAGGTATTAFNAANEIAVSRFLRSEISFLRIEEIIAEILDRHINESSPNLEQIQHCDRTVRALSAKI, encoded by the coding sequence GTGAAAAAAATCAGTGTTCTCGGCTCTACGGGTTCGATTGGCACACAGACACTGGATGTTGTGGCCATGCACCCCGATGCTTTTGAAGTTGACGGTTTGGCGGCGGGAAGCAATGTCGGATTACTGCTTGAGCAGATCAAACGGTTCAAACCCCGGCGTGTCTCCGTGGCAACACCTCAATTAGCCGATGAGATCAGATCCAGCTTGCCTGCCGGTATAGAACTTTTCAGCGGGAATGAAGGTCTGGTAGAGGTTGCTGCAGGCGGTGACGCTAACACGGTTGTAACAGCAGTCGTGGGTAGTATTGGGCTCCAATCTACAATGGCGGCTATTGAAGCTGGCAAGCATATTGGACTAGCTAACAAGGAAACCCTTGTAACGGCTGGGCATCTGGTAACGGAACTTGCTGCCCGTAAGGGAGTTTCTTTACTGCCTATCGATAGCGAGCATTCAGCTATATTTCAATGCTTGAATGGGGAAAACCGTGAGGATGTTGCAGGTATCACGCTTACGGCTTCCGGCGGGTCTTTTCGTGATTACAGCCGGGAGCAGCTTAAGAATGTAACGGTGGAGGAAGCACTGCGTCATCCCAATTGGGCTATGGGATCCAAAATTACGATTGATTCCGCTACAATGGTAAATAAAGGTCTCGAGGTCATTGAAGCGCATTGGCTGTTTGGTCTGTCGTATGATCAAATCCATGTAATTCTTCATCCCGAGAGTATTATCCATTCTTATGTTGAATTTCGAGACAGCAGTATTATCGCTCAGTTGGGCAGCCCGGATATGAGAGTTCCTATCCAGTATGCATTAACCTACCCCGAGCGTTGGAACTCACCGGCGCAACGTCTATCACTGGCAGCTGTAGGGAGCCTCACGTTCCGGGAGATGGACTTCGAGCGGTTTCCGGCCCTAAGACTGGCAATTGAGAGCGGCAGGGCTGGAGGGACAGCAACAACAGCGTTTAATGCAGCGAACGAAATTGCTGTCAGCCGATTCCTTCGCTCAGAAATCTCATTTCTACGGATTGAAGAAATCATTGCGGAAATCCTTGATCGCCACATCAACGAGAGTAGTCCTAATTTAGAGCAGATACAGCATTGTGACCGAACAGTCCGTGCACTTTCTGCTAAGATATAG
- a CDS encoding DUF342 domain-containing protein, with the protein MIGQYALNHYLNITFSDDKGIAYLQFSKKDENFSCTVEDIEAFLNSHNIRYGIQRNIIERLASHPEEYFFNKVSIAVGDTPIQGTDGQVVMAVSLEEEVDRKPLEKADGKVDYKDLIRLSNVRKGQLIAKIIPPQPGTPGKTVTGEEIPSRVGKESHFKIGKNVLVDNNQISLYAAIDGLITLTEKGKINVFPIYEINGDVDYSVGNIDFVGTVVVRGNVLTGFTVKSDGDIRVVGGVEGAELIAGGSIEITGGIIGYNKGHVSAGGNVKVSFIQEGNVMAGEDVIVSQSIMHSNIRAGRDVLCNGTKGLIVGGIIQAGDKVVARTIGNTMSTTTAVEVGVLPEMRNEINDLRHQLRILLENTDKTAKALYLLNQLANNGQLSPDKMELRVKLNATKQSHTREEAAIKSRILEIERMLEDTGKAKVEVIKTIYGGSKIVIGRYTRFIKDPTERVIFTYSDGDISILPYI; encoded by the coding sequence ATGATTGGCCAATATGCGTTGAATCACTATTTGAACATTACCTTTTCAGATGATAAAGGGATTGCGTATCTTCAGTTTTCCAAAAAGGACGAGAATTTTTCATGTACTGTTGAAGATATTGAAGCATTTTTGAACAGCCATAATATTCGCTACGGTATACAACGTAACATTATTGAACGTCTTGCTAGTCATCCTGAGGAATATTTTTTCAATAAAGTATCTATTGCCGTCGGAGATACACCTATTCAGGGAACTGATGGACAAGTTGTTATGGCTGTTTCTCTGGAAGAGGAAGTAGATCGGAAACCCCTGGAGAAAGCAGATGGAAAGGTCGATTACAAGGATTTAATCAGGCTGAGTAATGTTCGTAAAGGTCAATTGATTGCAAAAATAATTCCTCCGCAGCCGGGAACACCGGGGAAAACGGTGACGGGTGAGGAAATACCAAGCAGAGTGGGTAAAGAATCCCATTTTAAAATTGGCAAAAATGTACTTGTAGATAATAATCAAATCTCCTTATACGCGGCCATAGATGGACTTATTACGTTAACGGAAAAGGGTAAGATCAATGTATTTCCTATTTATGAGATTAACGGGGATGTTGATTACAGCGTTGGCAATATTGATTTCGTGGGTACAGTTGTTGTTCGGGGAAATGTTCTCACCGGATTTACTGTGAAGTCGGATGGAGATATTCGGGTTGTTGGTGGCGTGGAAGGGGCAGAGTTGATTGCCGGGGGATCCATTGAGATTACTGGTGGTATTATCGGGTACAACAAAGGTCACGTGAGTGCTGGGGGGAATGTAAAAGTCTCCTTCATTCAAGAAGGCAATGTTATGGCGGGTGAAGATGTAATTGTGTCCCAAAGCATTATGCATTCCAACATTCGTGCTGGACGAGATGTATTATGCAACGGTACGAAGGGGTTGATTGTCGGCGGGATCATTCAGGCCGGAGATAAAGTCGTAGCACGAACCATTGGCAATACGATGTCGACAACAACCGCTGTTGAAGTGGGTGTTCTTCCTGAAATGAGGAATGAAATCAATGATCTTCGGCATCAACTGCGAATATTGCTTGAGAATACTGACAAAACAGCCAAAGCTCTCTATCTTTTAAATCAACTAGCAAATAACGGTCAACTTTCTCCTGATAAAATGGAGCTGCGAGTAAAGCTTAATGCTACTAAACAGTCCCATACACGAGAAGAAGCAGCCATTAAGTCCCGCATACTTGAAATTGAAAGAATGCTTGAAGACACAGGAAAAGCCAAAGTAGAAGTAATCAAGACTATTTATGGCGGTTCAAAAATAGTAATCGGCAGATATACTAGATTCATTAAAGATCCGACGGAAAGAGTTATCTTTACTTATAGTGATGGTGATATAAGTATACTGCCGTATATATAA